The Penaeus vannamei isolate JL-2024 chromosome 16, ASM4276789v1, whole genome shotgun sequence genome includes a window with the following:
- the LOC113807370 gene encoding uncharacterized protein — protein sequence MASSSAPGGKCAFCRNAARYTCPRCNFAYCSSSCYKHASHARCSESFYKDMVEAELRSGTVSEESRKKMVEILRRVEAGETILPDNVDEPLDSDDDDDDNLAVRMADIDLNDSEAVWKKLTEKERQEFRQLVNSGSFDDLLPPWSPWWEQEVPPVQEITPGHQIVPAYVAKCPPLVDVPLLSQVMAHLSLSAVLSANANFEEAAIAVESPKMEAQKHPWLMESEEFAGTVRRDVMKMLKGPVASDQTFYVRAALSEIHVLLSTCKASLSKKKKPGTRKGLFTSAFGEASQHVELKITTLPLVKSSLKKVEFLLSFVLEYASAIISLTPT from the exons ATGGCAAGTTCCTCTGCTCCGGGAGGAAAATGTGCCTT cTGTAGAAATGCAGCAAGATATACGTGCCCTCGATGCAATTTTGCATACTGCTCATCCAGTTGCTACAAGCATGCATCGCATGCACGCTGCTCCGAGAGCTTCTACAAGGACATGGTAGAAGCAGAG CTCAGAAGTGGGACTGTGTCAGAAGAATCACGCAAGAAAATGGTTGAGATCTTGCGCCGTGTGGAGGCTGGCGAAACTATTTTACCTGATAATGTGGATGAACCTCTGGattcggatgatgatgatgatgacaacctTGCTGTTAGGATGGCAG ACATCGACCTTAATGACAGTGAGGCTGTCTGGAAGAAGCTCACAGAGAAAGAGCGCCAAGAGTTCCGACAGCTAGTGAACTCAGGCAGTTTCGATGACCTACTCCCTCCCTGGAGTCCCTGGTGGGAGCAAGAAGTCCCACCAGTCCAGGAGATCACCCCGGGTCACCAGATTGTCCCTGCGTACGTGGCTAAATGCCCGCCGCTTGTAGACGTTCCCTTACTTAGTCAAGTGATG GCTCATCTCTCCCTGTCGGCTGTACTCTCAGCAAATGCCAACTTTGAGGAGGCTGCCATCGCCGTTGAGAGCCCTAAGATGGAAGCACAGAAA CATCCATGGCTGATGGAGAGTGAGGAGTTTGCAGGAACAGTGAGGAGGGATGTGATGAAGATGCTGAAGGGGCCTGTGGCGTCAGACCAGACCTTCTACGTGAGGGCTGCACTCTCAGAGATCCATGTTCTGCTGAGCACGTGCAAGGCCTCCCTGTCCAAGAAGAAGAAGCCAG GCACAAGGAAAGGCCTATTTACATCAGCATTTGGAGAAGCAAGTCAGCATGTGGAGCTCAAGATCACGACCTTGCCACTAGTCAAGTCCTCCCTAAAGAAGGTGGAATTCCTGCTGTCATTTGTTCTGGAATACGCATCTGCTATCATTAGTCTAACCCCAACTTAA